CGGAGCGTATTCTTACCCTTAGACATCATCCCAAAAGTAAATTTTCTTCCTATTTGAAAAATGCCTCCGTACAAGAAGTATCGTCAATGATTACAGATCACGAAATGGTAAAAAGTATTTTAAAAGACCATGAAACCATTCTTAGGCAATTAAGCAAAGTAATTAAAAAAGCCGAGGATGCTGGCGATGAGGGAACCATAGATATGATAGGAGCATATATTGGTAGTTTAGAAAAAGTGAGTTGGATGCTAAATGCTTGGAGCAAGGATACAGACGACCAATTGGCAGGAAAATAATTCAGCCTAAATAACAAACTAAAAAGTCCCGCATACGGGACTTTTTTTGTGCTCATAAAATGAAAATAATTGTCCATACAGTTTTTTTTGAAACAGTTTTAATTTTCAATCTTAAAATAATGTACCTTTCTACGTTGGAAATAATTTCTTCTTAATATCTGGGGTAAATAGGTATGATTACGATTCAAATTACAGCAAAAAGTACAGCAGGTACTGTAAAGCAAATCCAAGAGGTCATTGGAGGTAAGATAACCGAAAGATGGGGAGAATATACTTTGACCGTAAATAGCAAATATGCTACTGGTAATATTCGTTTTATAACTTTTGATTGGGGGGTAAGTCTGTTAGAATATGAAATTAACTTTCATGACGAAGTAA
This genomic window from Maribacter sp. MJ134 contains:
- a CDS encoding Dps family protein: MSYLDIKSDKIEPIIEELNILLADYHVYYQNLRGFHWNVLGKNFFDLHEKFEELYGDARIKIDEIAERILTLRHHPKSKFSSYLKNASVQEVSSMITDHEMVKSILKDHETILRQLSKVIKKAEDAGDEGTIDMIGAYIGSLEKVSWMLNAWSKDTDDQLAGK